From Nicotiana tabacum cultivar K326 chromosome 22, ASM71507v2, whole genome shotgun sequence, one genomic window encodes:
- the LOC107813348 gene encoding serine/threonine-protein kinase ATM has product METQNISETLEEGSVECKPFQNENLDGKTLEEVSALSRLSESCAGSELVTNISLSECYGGESVDVLKKLANGGDNVELEGVEFEQKVVDGRDKVCLEGVQSEKKLATVDDNNDLEGVDSEEKFADVDENNAGVDYEEKLVDGQGGAESEKKLANVDNYNDLEGVDLENNLGDVDDAIDLEALGLENEGVAFENLMEGETLEHETQALGSIIPETNKTKDGDVLGAEFNESLLNGGEEVDMIDAAETISNVHANGSPREIQFSGDGISLTVDVFGPLDGFYPVHNLDGQVLGDSGSDSMLSMKNDSPMAVNGNEAEVDASDNQEHNFAVGDLVWVKLKTDLWWPGMICDLSTSKDAGKCDHRGCFFVKYFGNTNSGLCQPFQLKPFLDYFEHMSRQNKSRSFYGAIEKALGEIGRRVKQKMTCSCFSKENQVAAQNLSKEKHSVFSASQFEPANLLNFIRLRALDLCSPGSIEFTVNESYLSAFNCSMGHKQLPVYKLRPTNNAKDISNGQLCCGDSVLKSCKSDSDDRKTTEVEISGSLESPRGMGSMISCSETANGSAGGKSEKGFESRERKKSKYLSYPYVNSWSRKNSLGQEEDETEDHEGVSLGGVKSSSIPSMVATPIGKCSNSLRKPRKSVNVNGICHNNVGFAAASSAEVLQELRLTALDCFSPSQSTSSIPIKEFYLSFRIFRNPELEVQMDEINEATLGCQETFKSPLGTNISDNQVKGHLPSSAFPKKRGRKKIEDINATSLIGSVETGTDSLEKGIVGRKKKKTATAAVVHHEIGVLGGLPDLNGNNAALSVENMQVIGPAPTQGKLEPKRRKRKKEELVSEIGVLGVLPDLNGQVTDPNLKGKDFAELSSVTIQDKPKRKRRRRTAKSAIGIPNPNGDHNTLLLNFGSGSSVPSKEYITATFSRFGSLVESKTKFLDDSTAQVVFVNDCDAIEALQNLQSRNPFGPALVSYRLRHVSTSNNTQTSHSLLPADVLKPPAALSGAVPSNGEGPDLVVIKQNLEAMTSMLEKAGDNISPEMRAKLENEVKGFLKKVSSMVGSSSS; this is encoded by the coding sequence ATGGAGACACAGAATATATCAGAAACCCTAGAGGAGGGTTCTGTGGAGTGCAAGCCATTTCAAAATGAAAACCTAGATGGTAAAACCCTAGAAGAGGTTTCTGCTCTATCTAGATTAAGTGAGAGTTGTGCTGGTTCCGAGTTGGTCACCAACATATCGTTGAGTGAATGTTATGGTGGTGAAAGTGTTGATGTGCTCAAGAAGTTAGCAAATGGGGGTGATAATGTTGAGTTAGAGGGAGTGGAGTTTGAGCAGAAGGTAGTTGATGGACGTGATAAGGTTTGTTTGGAGGGAGTTCAGAGTGAGAAGAAGTTAGCAACTGTGGATGATAATAATGATTTAGAGGGAGTTGATTCTGAGGAGAAGTTTGCAGATGTGGATGAAAATAATGCGGGAGTTGATTATGAGGAGAAGCTAGTGGATGGGCAGGGGGGAGCTGAGAGTGAGAAGAAGCTTGCAAATGTGGACAATTATAACGATCTAGAGGGGGTTGATCTCGAGAACAATTTAGGAGATGTAGATGATGCTATTGACTTAGAGGCTCTTGGCCTGGAGAATGAGGGTGTTGCTTTTGAGAATCTGATGGAAGGAGAGACTTTGGAACATGAAACTCAGGCGTTGGGGTCGATTATTCCGGAGACTAACAAAACAAAAGATGGTGATGTACTGGGTGCTGAATTTAATGAGTCTCTGCTTAATGGGGGTGAGGAGGTTGATATGATTGATGCTGcggaaacaatttcaaatgtgCATGCAAATGGTTCTCCGAGAGAGATACAATTCTCTGGAGATGGTATTTCTCTGACCGTGGATGTATTTGGTCCATTGGATGGTTTTTACCCAGTCCATAATTTGGATGGACAAGTGCTGGGCGATAGTGGTTCAGATTCCATGCTTTCCATGAAAAATGACAGCCCTATGGCTGTCAACGGAAATGAAGCAGAAGTAGATGCCAGTGATAATCAAGAACACAATTTTGCTGTGGGTGACTTAGTATGGGTAAAACTCAAGACTGACTTGTGGTGGCCAGGAATGATTTGTGATCTGTCTACATCGAAGGATGCTGGGAAGTGTGATCATAGGGGCTGTTTCTTTGTTAAGTATTTTGGCAACACTAATTCTGGTTTGTGCCAGCCGTTCCAGTTGAAGCCCTTTCTAGATTATTTTGAACACATGTCTCGCCAGAATAAATCTAGAAGCTTTTATGGTGCAATAGAGAAGGCTTTAGGTGAGATTGGTAGGCGTGTAAAACAGAAGATGACCTGttcttgtttttcaaaagaaaatcaagttgctGCTCAAAATCTTTCAAAAGAAAAACATAGTGTTTTTTCGGCATCTCAATTTGAGCCTGCAAACCTTCTCAACTTCATTAGATTACGTGCTTTGGATCTATGTAGCCCAGGTAGTATTGAGTTTACAGTCAATGAGAGTTACCTATCAGCCTTTAACTGTTCAATGGGTCATAAGCAATTGCCTGTCTATAAACTCAGGCCAacaaataatgccaaagatatCAGTAATGGCCAGCTTTGTTGTGGTGATAGTGTCCTTAAGAGCTGTAAAAGTGATTCTGATGATCGTAAAACAACTGAGGTGGAGATATCTGGCTCATTAGAATCTCCTAGAGGTATGGGGAGTATGATATCCTGTTCAGAAACTGCAAACGGAAGTGCTGGAGGAAAATCTGAAAAAGGATTTGAGTCGAGAGAACGGAAGAAGAGCAAGTACCTATCATATCCTTATGTGAACAGCTGGAGCCGTAAGAATTCACTTGGTCAGGAAGAAGATGAAACTGAAGATCATGAGGGAGTTTCTCTTGGAGGAGTAAAGAGCTCCTCTATTCCATCTATGGTCGCCACTCCAATTGGTAAATGCAGTAACTCACTAAGGAAACCAAGAAAATCTGTTAATGTCAATGGCATTTGCCATAACAATGTTGGGTTTGCCGCTGCTTCTTCAGCAGAAGTGCTCCAAGAGCTCCGTCTGACAGCTCTTGATTGTTTCTCTCCTagtcaaagtacatcttccattcCAATTAAGGAATTTTATTTAAGTTTTAGAATATTCAGAAATCCCGAACTTGAAGTTCAGATGGATGAAATAAATGAAGCGACTTTAGGGTGTCAGGAAACTTTCAAGTCTCCATTGGGTACAAATATATCTGATAATCAAGTAAAAGGACACCTTCCTTCTAGTGCTTTCCCCAAGAAGAGAGGTAGAAAGAAAATTGAAGATATAAATGCAACTTCACTTATTGGTTCTGTAGAGACAGGAACCGATTCACTCGAAAAAGGAATAGTTggcagaaagaaaaagaagacggCAACTGCAGCTGTGGTTCATCATGAGATTGGGGTTTTGGGTGGACTACCTGACTTGAATGGAAATAATGCTGCCTTGTCAGTTGAAAATATGCAGGTTATAGGTCCTGCCCCTACTCAAGGTAAACTTGAACctaagaggaggaagaggaagaaggaagaGTTGGTTTCTGAGATTGGTGTATTGGGTGTACTACCAGATTTGAATGGACAAGTCACCGATCCCAACTTGAAGGGGAAGGACTTTGCAGAATTGAGTTCAGTCACAATTCAAGATAAACCCAAGCGTAAGAGGAGGAGGAGAACCGCTAAATCTGCCATCGGGATACCCAATCCTAATGGAGATCATAATACCCTTCTGCTTAATTTTGGATCGGGTTCCTCAGTGCCTTCTAAAGAATATATCACTGCTACATTTTCCAGGTTTGGTTCATTAGTGGAATCCAAAACGAAGTTTCTAGATGATTCCACTGCCCAGGTTGTCTTTGTAAATGATTGTGATGCTATAGAAGCCTTACAGAATTTACAAAGCAGAAACCCGTTTGGACCTGCCCTTGTCAGTTATCGCCTCCGACATGTTTCAACTTCTAATAACACACAGACGTCACATTCTTTGCTGCCCGCGGATGTACTCAAGCCCCCAGCTGCACTTTCTGGAGCAGTACCTTCAAATGGTGAAGGACCTGATCTTGTCGTCATAAAACAGAATCTGGAGGCAATGACATCAATGCTTGAGAAGGCTGGTGATAATATTTCCCCTGAGATGAGGGCCAAGTTGGAAAATGAGGTGAAAGGCTTCTTGAAAAAGGTAAGCTCCATGGTTGGTTCTTCTTCGTCTTAG